Below is a window of Dehalococcoidales bacterium DNA.
CATCCTGGGCACTGGCCAGATGTGCCGATACCAGCTCGTCTCCTTCTTCCAGATCCATAGCGATAAGCCCGCTGCTGCGCACCTGGGCAAACCTTTCCACTGCCGTCTTTTTCACTTCGCCACAACAGGTGGCCATCAGCAGGTAGTCGCCCCGTTTAAAATCAGTCACCGCCACCATCGCGGTCACCCTCTCTCTTTCAACAACGGGAAAGAGGTTCACCACCGCGGTCCCCTTGCCGGTACGGGAGCTGTCAGGAATCTCGTGGCACTTGAGACTGAAGACCTTACCCCGGTTGGTGAAGAAGAAGAGCCTGTCATGGGTATCCGCTACCACGAGCAGCCTGACGGCATCTTCCTCCCGGGTCGGGTGAGCCTGAACACCGTGTCCGCCACGGTGCTGCGCCCGGTAGGATTGAGCGGGCACCCTCTTGACAAACCCCCGTTTACTCAGGGTTACCACCATGCTCTGGTGAGGGATAAGGTCCTCTTCACTGAATTCGATGACCTCCTGCTCCTTAATCTCGGTGCGGCGCGGGTCGGCATATTTAGCCTTTAATTCACCCACATCATCCTTAACCAGCATCAGTATCCGCCTTGGATTAGCCAGTAGTTCTTCCAGGTAAGCGATATTCTTCAACACCTCAGCATACTCATCGAGTATCTTCTGCCGCTCCAGACTGGCCAGGCGGCGCAGCGGCATATCAAGAATAGCCTGTGCCTGCACCTGGGATAGGCCGAAGTTGGTGATAAGATTCTGGCGAGCCTCTTCAGCCGTCCCCGACTTCCGGATAGTGGCAATCACCGCATCGATATTATCCAGGGCAATCTTAAGCCCTTCCAGGATATGGGCCTTCGCCTTAGCCTCCTTCAGTTCAAACCGGGAGCGCCGGGTGATAACCTGACTGCGAAAGTCGATGTAGTATTGAAGCGCTTCCTTAAGGCTGAGTACCCGAGGCTGACCATCAACCAGTGCCAGCATGTTAATGAAGAAAGCCGACTGCATCGCGGTATGCTTGTAGAGGGCATTAAGTACCGGCTGCGGCTGGGTATCCCTTCTCAACTCAATAACCAGCCGCATGCCCTGACGGTCTGATTCATCACGGATTTCACTGATACCCTTGACCTTTTTATCCTTGACCAGTTGCGCTATCCTTTCCACCAGGGTAGCCTTATATATCTGGTAAGGGAGCTCGGTAACCACTATCTGGCGGTGCCCGGGCTCCTTAGCATCTTCCACCAGATGGGCCTTTGCCCGAACCATCACCTTACCGTGCCCGGTGGCATAGGCACTCTGAATACCGTCCCGCCCCAGTATGATGCCGGCGGTGGGGAAATCCGGCCCCTGGACAAACTGAATCAGTTCGTTAACCGTAGCCTCCGGGTTATCAATGAGGTAGGCAATGGCATCACAGACCTCACCCAGATTATGAGGCGGAATGTTAGTCGCCATCCCGACTGCAATACCCGAGCTACCGTTAAGCAGCAGGTTGGGCAGCCGCGCCGGCAGTACCACCGGCTCCTTGAGGCTGTTATCAAAGTTGGGCATAAAGTCCACGGTATCTTTATCAATGTCGACCAGCATCTGCTCGGAGATAGCAGCCAGACGCACCTCGGTATAACGCATCGCCGCCGGCGGGTCATTATCCACGCTACCAAAATTCCCCTGCCCATCAACAAGAGTGCTCCGCATCGAGAAGTCCTGCGCCATACGTACCATAGCATCGTAAACAGAGGAATCACCATGGGGATGATACTTACCCAGGACATCACCGACGACACGAGCGCTCTTCTTATAAGGACCGGAATGCTTTAGTCCCAGACCGTCCATAGCGTAGAGGATACGCCGGTGCACCGGCTTCAGCCCATCCCTCACGTCGGGTAAGGCACGGGAAACGATAACACTCATCGCATAGTCAAGATAGGCGCTCTTTATCTCTTCTTCTATGTTTATTGCCCTTACTTTACCTACTACCATACTCAGCAAAACCCCTTATTCTTCATTATCCTTATCATCAAGCTCGGGGGCACTCTCGGGCGGTAGTTCTATTCCCCCCATCGCGATTATACCGTAATAAGACTCTTCATCCGCCTCCTCAGAATCCAGCTCGTGCTTAACTCTCTCGCTGACATAAGGTCGAGGGCTCTTAAAACCTTTTAGCGGGAAGGAAGGACGATTGGCCTGAGAAGGGTCCTGATATGTCTCCCTGATGATGACGGTTACCCGATCCGCCGCCGCGCTGACGATGGCGGCAATATACCGGTTACCCCCTTCGAGCAGCCGGTTAAGCCTCTGCCCATCTTTGGACCTGACCTGCCCCAGGTACTCACCGCGACTGTTCTCCACCGCCAAACCGGCGCCGTCTATCTTCAGGTAGACCTTATCCCCGGCCACCATCTTCGCCAGAACCTGAGGCGGCCCCAGGCGGGAAAGGCTGACCACTCCGGCCTTGCCGGTTTCCTCAATAAAGTGATACGGCTCGACATAGGGACCATCATTCGGGGTGCCGTCGACCTCGTCCAAATTGGATAACCGGTTAAGGTTCTTCTGGGCAATGGTATTATAAGGATCAAGCTCAATAGCCCGGCTGTAGGCCTCCCGGGCGTGAGAAAACTCCCCCAGCTCCGTATAGGCCCTGCCCAGCCGATTATAAGCGCTGACATCACCGGGGAAACCCTCTATCAGGTTCCGGTTCGCCGTCACCGCCTCCCGCC
It encodes the following:
- the gyrA gene encoding DNA gyrase subunit A, coding for MVVGKVRAINIEEEIKSAYLDYAMSVIVSRALPDVRDGLKPVHRRILYAMDGLGLKHSGPYKKSARVVGDVLGKYHPHGDSSVYDAMVRMAQDFSMRSTLVDGQGNFGSVDNDPPAAMRYTEVRLAAISEQMLVDIDKDTVDFMPNFDNSLKEPVVLPARLPNLLLNGSSGIAVGMATNIPPHNLGEVCDAIAYLIDNPEATVNELIQFVQGPDFPTAGIILGRDGIQSAYATGHGKVMVRAKAHLVEDAKEPGHRQIVVTELPYQIYKATLVERIAQLVKDKKVKGISEIRDESDRQGMRLVIELRRDTQPQPVLNALYKHTAMQSAFFINMLALVDGQPRVLSLKEALQYYIDFRSQVITRRSRFELKEAKAKAHILEGLKIALDNIDAVIATIRKSGTAEEARQNLITNFGLSQVQAQAILDMPLRRLASLERQKILDEYAEVLKNIAYLEELLANPRRILMLVKDDVGELKAKYADPRRTEIKEQEVIEFSEEDLIPHQSMVVTLSKRGFVKRVPAQSYRAQHRGGHGVQAHPTREEDAVRLLVVADTHDRLFFFTNRGKVFSLKCHEIPDSSRTGKGTAVVNLFPVVERERVTAMVAVTDFKRGDYLLMATCCGEVKKTAVERFAQVRSSGLIAMDLEEGDELVSAHLASAQDDIVLVTRKGQSIRFPTSELRASSRTSGGVRGIRLLGDDRVVSMGVVFTEAYLLIVTTRGFGKLTPIGDYPRQHRAGSGVRTFKVVEKTGQVVDAKLVSRSQQLMIISADGIITRTMVREKDPDKGGISIQGRSTQGVTLMRMREDDTVAAIASFD
- a CDS encoding tetratricopeptide repeat protein, with translation MGEESAGLRQQYSKQAIDLAMQGRWREAVTANRNLIEGFPGDVSAYNRLGRAYTELGEFSHAREAYSRAIELDPYNTIAQKNLNRLSNLDEVDGTPNDGPYVEPYHFIEETGKAGVVSLSRLGPPQVLAKMVAGDKVYLKIDGAGLAVENSRGEYLGQVRSKDGQRLNRLLEGGNRYIAAIVSAAADRVTVIIRETYQDPSQANRPSFPLKGFKSPRPYVSERVKHELDSEEADEESYYGIIAMGGIELPPESAPELDDKDNEE